The following are from one region of the Paenalkalicoccus suaedae genome:
- a CDS encoding PspC domain-containing protein produces the protein MDKKKLYRSQSDRKLAGVFGGLANYFGIDATLLRLIGLLLLIPSFGTMVLLYICAVFVMPDEKGGTSV, from the coding sequence ATGGACAAAAAGAAGCTTTATAGATCACAATCAGATCGCAAACTTGCCGGCGTATTCGGCGGACTAGCAAATTATTTCGGAATAGACGCAACCCTGCTTCGTTTAATTGGGTTACTCCTATTAATTCCATCGTTCGGTACAATGGTCTTACTGTATATTTGCGCAGTCTTCGTCATGCCCGATGAAAAAGGAGGCACTAGCGTATGA
- a CDS encoding phage holin family protein translates to MRFLIQILVNAVILFGIAGIFQSVEFSGFGAAIVAALILAVVNIIVKPILVILTLPITILSLGLFLFVINGITLLIVQAVMGNAFNIDGLFMSIVVALIFAILNAILQRAIVDPLTK, encoded by the coding sequence ATGAGATTCTTAATTCAAATCTTAGTCAACGCAGTCATCCTATTCGGTATCGCAGGCATCTTCCAAAGCGTCGAATTTTCCGGCTTTGGAGCAGCGATCGTTGCAGCACTAATTCTAGCGGTCGTAAACATTATCGTGAAACCGATTCTTGTCATTTTGACACTGCCAATCACTATTTTATCTTTAGGCTTATTCCTATTCGTTATTAACGGAATTACGCTTCTGATCGTGCAGGCAGTCATGGGCAATGCCTTTAATATTGACGGACTCTTTATGTCGATAGTAGTAGCGCTGATCTTTGCTATCTTGAATGCAATTCTGCAGCGTGCGATTGTAGATCCACTAACAAAATAA